The DNA region ATAATATACATTTCATTTCCTCTTTCGGCTATGATATATGAAGAGAAAACCTGCCCTACTGCTTTTACATACTCACCAAACTCTATATTATTTTTTTGAGGCTCTAAGTTATTATTATTTATATCATCTCTATTAAGCACATTATCATAAGAAACATTAGAAACTAATTCATTATTATTAAATACAGTATGAGAATAATTATTTTCTGTGTGATTAAAATTATTAGCAGAATTACTAGCAGTGATATTATTACTTTGTATTGGAAATGTTGGAGTGATGTCTTTATCAATATCTACTTCAATATTAACAGAAGAGAAATTATTTACGCTATTAATATTATTGTATATGGCATTATAAATTATACCAGAAATATCTCTTTCATTTTTTATTCTAACTTCCTTTTTACTTGGATGCACATTAACATCAACTTTATTTGTATCCACATTAATATATAAAAAGAAAAACGGATATCTCTCTTTTGGTATTGAGTTAGAATAGGCATTTTTTATAGCATAGGCAATAACTCTATTTTCTATTGGTCTATTATTTAAAAATATAAAATTATTCTTCCTCATAGACTGACTTATTTTAGAATTGGAAAAAAGCCCATATATATTTATATCATTTTTCTCTATATTTAATTCTATTAAATTTGAAAAAATGTTACTGTCATTCAAATAATTTTCAATTCTATCTTTTAAATTATCAACTTTCAAATAACTATTTACAAGCTTACCGTTATTATATAGCTTCATAGTGATATTAGGCTGAACCAAAGCCTCCATATCAAATACTTCTTTAACTAAATAAAACTCTCTTGATATATGCTTTAAAAACTTGTATCTTGCAGGTATATTAAAAAAAAGATTTTTAGCAGTAATCTTAGTACCATTAACAGAAGCATAAGGCTTATGTTCTAATATTTTTCCAGCCTCAACAACAATTTTTCCGCCAGTTTTTTCATCAATACTCTTTGAAACTATTTCTAAATTGGTAACATCTCCTATAGAAGCCAATGCCTCCCCTCTAAAACCTAGAGTGTATATATTATCCAAATCTTCTATAGAATAAATTTTACTAGTAGCATGATGAGTAATAGCTAATGGAAGCTCCTCAAAAGCTATACCACTTCCATTATCTTCTACTATCATAGTTTTTATTCCAGCCTCTTCAACACTCACTTCTATATTATCAGCTCCGCTATCAACAGCATTTTCAAGAAGCTCTTTAAGCATTGATGCAGGTCTCTCTATTATCTCTCCGGCAGCTATACGATTTGCTACAGATTTTGGAAGCTTCATTATACTTTTTTTCATTGTTGCATTATATTATATTTCTAATAAAAAATAAAATTTTTTAATTATTATAATACTAATAATTGAATATTTTTTTAATATATATTATGATAAAAAAATATCATTGGTTTAATTTATGAAAAAACTTTTATTTATAGCAATATTATCTATTATAGTTATCTTCTCTCAAGAAGAATGTAAAGGCCCAGATGGAGACTCCAAGCCTACACCATTTAGACATGACAAAAGTTTTATAAAATACAGCTATAATATTACAATAGAAGATTTTCTTTTTTGTTCATTAGTATTTTTTTCTATAGTTATTCCATCTTTTATTATCATAAATAAAAAATAATTATAGTTTTATTATAATAATACATTAATTTTGTATAATACATATTCCGATAATATAGAAGTATGTTAAATAATATTTAGTAATATTAGGAGTTTTTATGTATAAAAAAATATTATTATTACTAACTCTAATATTATTTAGTTTTATTGTTTCTTGCAATGACAAAGATAATAAAGAAGCCAATATAAACAACAGATTGCAAGACGATGAATATATAACTAAAATAGTAGAAAGCAATTCAAAATAAGTTTTTTATATAAACTTTGTATTAAAAAAGCCCGCCTACCAACTGTAAACGAGCCTTAAAATTTTATTATCTGTCATCTAATGTAATTAGCACTTCTCTTGGCTTAGAGCCGTTTTCAGGCCCTACAATACCCTGACGCTCCATAATCTCTACTATTCTAGCAGCACGGTTATAACCTATTTTTAAACGTCTTTGTAAGAATGATGCACTAGCCTTGCCTGTTCTAGCAACAAGTTCAACAGCATCTTCCCAAAGCTCTTCGTCTAATATATCCTCTTCATCAGTGTTTTTGTCATCATCGCTTCCCTCTAATGCCGCAATCAAGCTCTCATCAAACATAGGAGACATCTCTCCAGATAAATAATCAACCACCTTCTTAACTTCATTATCAGAAACAAAAGCACCCTGAACCCTCTCAGGCATCTGGCTTCCAGAAGAACAGAATAAAGCATCTCCCTTACCCAATAACTGCTCGGCACCAGACATATCTATTATAATACGTGAGTTTGTTTTGTTAGGTACTTGGAATGCAATTCTAGTAGGTAAATTAGCCTTTATAACACCAGTAACAACATCTGCAGAAGGTCTTTGTGTGGCAATTATTAAGTGTATACCAACAGCCCTACTCATACCAGCCAAACGTGATATTAAATCCTCAACCTCTTTTGATGCAACAACCATCAAATTGTGAAGCTCATCTATCACTAAAACTATATATGGGAACAACTCTAAAGGCTCTCCGTTAAACTCTGTCTCTCCCTCTTTAAGAAGCTGTTTTACTTTTTCGTTGTAAGTCTTAACATTTCTAACGAAGAATCTCTCCATTCTTTCGTATCTTTTCTCCATTATGTCTACAATATATCTCAACACTATAGTAGCCTTCTTCTCATCAGAAACAACAGGAGACATTAAATGCGGTATGCCGTTATATATAGAAAGCTCAACTCTCTTTTTATCTACAAATATAAACTTAAGCTCATCAGGTCTAAACTTGTAATAAAAGCGAAAGTATTATTGTAGATAAACAAACACTTTTACCAGAACCAGTAGTACCAGCAACAAGCAAGTGAGGAGCTTCAGACATATCTGATACAACATTGTTTCCATATATTCCTTTTCCAAGTACAAATGGTATATCAAGCTTTGATTGTCTGAAATCGCTGCTTTCTAATACATCTCTTAAAAATACAGCATTTCTCACTTTGTTTGGTATCTCTATACCTATAACAGAGCGACCTGGTATTGGTGCTATTATTCTCACACTCTCTGAAGCAAGTGCTAAAGCAATATTGTCCGTTAAGTTTGATATTTTTGACACTCTAGTACCTGCCGCTAATTCAAGCTCATATCTTGTAATAACAGGTCCTCTTGATACTCCTGTAACTTTAGCTTCTATATTAAAATCAAGCAATGTATTTTCTAATTGTATTGCTGTTTGTTTTATAGATTCAAGCATTGCATTATCATTTACAGGAATTGATCTATTAAGCAAATCAAATGGAGGAGCTTTATAATGTTTATCTACATACTTGCTGTCAAAGTTTGATTGTATTAAGTCAAAATCATTTTTATGATTTTTATATAGTATTGGCTTTTGAGGCTCCTTTAATGTGTTTACTTTTTTTTCTGATTCTATATTTATAAAACCGCTATTAGTTTCATTATCATTTTTTATATCTTCTATAGAGTTTAATTTTTCAGCATATTTCTGAAGTTCTTTTTCAACATCATATTCTTCTTCATTATTGCTTGTATTATCATAATATTTAGAATCATTTGAAAAATTATGAAGCTCTCTCAAATCATCTTTTATTTTTACATCTTCTATATCATTATAAGATTTATCAACATTGTAAAGCTCTTCTTCGTCCAAATCAAAACAATTTAATATACTATCATCATCAATAATATTATTGTTATTGTAATTTGGTATATGGTCTTCTCTTCTATAAGCTCTCTTTGAAGCATAACCCATAGGAAACTCAAAGTGACTGCTCTTATTAGTTGTTGTTTCTGAATAATTTAACTGTTCTTTGTTATTGCTTCCTCTTTTTATTTTGCCATGCTCTCTGTCATACATTTCTTTTAATTGTTTATTTTCATTAGCAACTCTTCTTAGTTTATCTAATATATTTTCTTTATTATCAGTTTTAAAAGAGCTATTAGTTTTATATAAGGCATCAGTATCATTAAAATCATCAATAGGCTGATTTATAGTATTTTCTTTTTTTAGAGTTTTTTCTTTATACTCTTTATATAATTTATCTAAATCTTCAATATATTCTATTTTGTTATTTTCTATTTTCTCATCATTATTATTTAACTCTTTAAACTTTCTCTCTCTGTTTTTATATATATTTTCAAGTATCACACTCTCATCATAATCGCTATTTATACTATTTTTAGCTCTCAAAAAATTTTCTGTTGTATCATAATAATTAATATTACCTTCGTAAGCAGCCTTTTTAAAATCTGACTTTTTGGCTCTATTAATGCTAAAATCCCAATCAATATTTTCTATTGCCTCATGAACATTTTTATTATATTCATCATCATATTGTTTTAATTCATTATATTGATTGAAAGCATCTTCTTTTTTTTTTATATCAGTTTTTATATTATTTCCAAATGCAGCCTCAAATAAAGAATTGCCCATATCCTCTTCTCTATCTTCTATTGCATTAACATTAATCCTTCCATAATTATCTCTTTTCAAATTATTTAAACTCTCAACCATATAATCTAATTCTTTATTCTTAGCATCATCAAAATCATTTCTCTTATTAAAAAAGTCGTCCATTAGATTATCATTTATATTTTCATTTTTATTATATTTTCTCTCAGATGAATTATAATGATTGAAAGATATTTTTTCTATAAATGGAGTATTGCTAAACTCAAAATCAGATACTTCTTTTTTACTAAATATAGGCAAGTAATCCATAGAAGAACTTTTTTTATTATTTTCTTTTTTATAATTTTTTTCATTTCCTTCTTCTTTCATTTCATCTCTTTTCATTTCTTCTTTTTTAGTTTTTATAGTATCAGATATTTTTCTCTCAACATCTTTTAAATCTATTTTTTTTACCATATCTTTGCAATAATTAACTAAATCAAGCAGTGAAACTTTAGCAAATACTATTATAGTAATAAGAAGTATAGCAGAAGTTATTATTACAGCACCAATATTTCCAAATAATGAAGCAAGAGAGCCTCCTATAACCTCTCCCATCATTCCGCCTTTATAATAAAAAGCCTTATCTCCAAGTAATATATCAAGAAGTATGCTAGACAACATCATCACAAATGATAAAAGAAGAGCAAACATCAAAATATTTTTAACAGAATTTTTTAATATAATATTTACTCCAGCATATATAAAAAATGCAGGTATTACAAAAGAAGAAACACCAAAAGCAGAAAATGAATACTCAGCAATATAAGCACCAAACTTACCAAGTAAATTATTTGTTGCAAGAGAAGTATTCATCTCTCCTATATTAGCACTCAAATATGATAAAATTAATATACCAGCAAAAAGTATGCATAAAAAACCAATAATATCATATATAGGGTTTCTATTTTTATCATCATATGATTGATAAACATTTTTACTCTCAGCTCTTTTTTGTATGTTTAATTTTCTTTTAGTAAACATTATAAAAACTCCAGCTATTTTTAAGCATTAATAAAATATATATACACAGCTAAACCAACTATTATGCAGTAAAAACTAAAGTAATAAAGCTTTCCTTTTTTGAGAAAAGACATTAAAAACTTTAAAGCAATAACTCCAAATATAAAAGAAGTAAGAAGACCAACTATCACATAAGTAACATTAAAGTCTGTTAAATCCTTTAAAGAAAGAAGCAAAGCACCAAATATAGCAGGCAAAGATATTAAAAAAGAAAATCTTCCTGCAAAATCTCTATTAAGCCCCAAAAATAAAGCAGCACTTATAGTCATACCAGACCTTGATATTCCAGGGAAAACTGCTATAGCCTGAGCAAAACCAATCAATAAAGCATTATAATATGTTGTTGTAAGAGCATCTTTATTAATTCCTCTATCAGCTTTTTTTGTAAGAAGAAGTATAGAACCAGTTATAATAAGATTAAGCCCTACTCTCTTTGTATCAATATTGCTTAAATATTCCTCTAAAAACAAACCCACTATAGCAACAGGTATTGAAGCTATAATTACCATAAGCCCAACCCTGAAACCTTCGCTATTTTTGCTTGAATATTTAATATCTTTTAATCCAGAAAAGAAACCAACTATTGCATTAATAATATCCTTACGAAATACCAAACAAGTGGCTAAAAATGTACCAAAATGAAGTGCTATTTCAAAAGATAATATGTTTTCTGTATTAAACTGAAGGAAATATTCTGCTATTCTCAAATGACCTGAACTAGATACTGGCAAAAATTCAGTAACTGCTTGAATAAATCCTAATATAATTGCTTTTACCATTAAAAAACTACCCCTATTCTTTATAAATTGTTTACATAATACTGTTATAATTCTCGGATAGTTTAAAAAAAACAACACAAAAAAATTATGTAAACTCTAATTAATATTTTTATAGAGCAACTTTTTAATATGAATCTACTACATTTCAAACAAAAAAATAGGTATTTTCATGCAATATACAACTTATATATTGTTTTTTTAAAGATTAAAAATTCATATAATATAAAATATTCTATTATAAAAGGACTTTATATATGGAAAATGAAATCTTATTATATAATTTAGGTTACAACATAAGATTACTTAGAAAAAGCAAAAAAATGACTATAGACGCCCTAGCAGAACATGCAGGGGTATCAAGTAAATATTTGCAAGGCATAGAAGTTGGTAATAGAAATATATCAGTAAAAAGATTAAATAAAATAGCAAGAGCCTTAGAAACAACTCCAGAAAGTCTATTAACTATAAAAAGCAGCAACCTAGAAAATAGAGATGATAAACTTCTAAACACTTATGAAAAATTAAAAAAAGTTGAATCAAATAAATTAGATATCATATCCAATTTAATAGACGATATAAATAAATTATCAAGTTCAGAAAACAATAAAAAAAGACCTTAAACAAAAATTAATTTGCTCAAGGTCTTTTATTTATTAAAAGTTATTAACTTAATTAATAGCTAATAATGTTTCTTGTAAAGCAGCCATATAATCTTTAGCTCTTGAAACATTTGGATTATCTGGATAAGTATTAACAAATGTATCTAAAGCTTTATAAGAATCAGAATATCTTCCAACTTTGAAGTATGATAATCCAATATAAAGCAAAGCTTCAGCATCAAGAGTATAAACATTATTTAATCTTACTCTATTAAAATAATCTACAGCACTATTATAATTTTTCTCATTATAATAAGACTCACCAATTTTAAATAAAGCCTCTTCCTGATATTTTGTTCTAGGGAAAAGAGTAGCTATTTTATTATAATACATTCTAGCTTTAACATAATTCTTTTGAACATACATTCTATGAGCTATAGCAGGTACTTGAATAAGATAAGTTCTTGAAACCTCATTATAATAAATGCTAGTATTATAATATTTTAAGAAATCTTCATATATTTCAAAAGCTCTGTCATATTCATTCATAGCAAAATAAACTCTAGCTCTTCCCAAAACTGCTAACTCACCATCTGACCTTAAAAAATAACTTAAAGCTTCACCATATTTTTTCTCAAAGAACAACTGATATCCATATTGCATATTTATAGTAGAAGCTAAAGATTTATCAGCAGGTTTTAAATTATTTTGTAATTTAGCAATGATATATTGGTCAGCACTGTTTTGTAATCTTGCTATATCTGCATAAGCTATTATAGCATCAAGCTGATAAGCTTCAAAACCCACACCGTCTATTATTTCAGATAAACGATTTTTAGCTAAATTATAATTTTTCATTTTCTTTAATGAATCAGCTACAATAAAATAAGATTCTGCTACATTGCTTACAGGTTTTGACCTGCTGTCTATAGACAAATATTCATTTAAATTATTGATAGCTTCATTATAATTTTCTAATTCATAATATCTTTTTCCTTTCTGGAAATATCTTTCAGGAGAAGACAAGGTAGAAACTTTAGTAATAAAAACACCTATCAATATAGCTACAACTGTAATAACAGAAGCTAAAACTGCTGCATAAGTTTTCATAATCTCTCCTTTTATTATAAATCACTTAAAACTTGATTAATCCAGAAATTAACTTCATTAGGATTAATAGATTTTATTTTTTTCAATGTATCTAAAGCATTCTTTTTTCTTCCAGCACTCTTATAGGATTTACCAAGAAGTAAATTAATATCATAATATAAAGCACTATCAACTTTTTTTCTTGATATAGGCTCTAAAATTTTAATTGCTCCGGCATAATTATTAGCCTTAAACTGAGCCAAAGCCCTCTGATATTCAGAACTATATCTTTGATATTCAGTTGGAGTCTTTTTAGTGTTATCTTTTTTTATCTCAACATTAACAATATTCTCATTCTTATCATTTGTAAAACTAGTAACCTTTAATTCATTTGTAACGTTTTCAACCATACGGCTTTGATTTGTAAAGTCATTAGTAACAAAATCATTAGTATTAATTTCATTAGTCAATGAATCATTAGTAGGATTAATTATATATATTTTAGTAGTGTTATAGTAATTAGTATAATTATTAGTCAAGTTATAATAATTAGTATAATTGTAATAATTTGTACTGAAAACTATTCCTCTATTTGAGTCTATTCTATTAGTAGTGTAATAGAGATCAACATAATTTGTAGGAGGCAATATAGTATAATTTGTATCAAATAAATTAGTATTCGGATAATAACTTAAAAAATCATTACTACTTACTATGTTTGTAAGCATATCATTTGTAAAGTAAGTATTATTAGTATTAAGGTCATTAGTTATAATATCATTTGTAATAATATTATTAGTAATGATTTCATTAGTATTTATTTCATTATTGATATTAGTCATATCATTTTTAAATGGGTCATAATATTCAAACTGCATCAAATCCATATTTTCTGTAGCAGTGTAGAAATTAATATTATCTATATATGATATTACAGCATAATAATATTTATCATATTTAGGTAAATTATCATAGATAGTATATGTAGTAGAAGCGTTAGTTGCTTTTGTTGAAGCTACCACTTTTGCATTAGTAAGCACTGTTTTACTTAAAATAGGGTCTTCACTTCTATAAACATAATACATCAAATTCGGATGATAAATACCAACCCAACTTACTTCCACTTTATTTTCTTCTATATGTTTAATATTAAGTTTAGTTACAAGTCTTCTAGAGTTAGGCAAATCATTATAATTTTCTATACTAATTCTATCAGAAGAGGTCTGAGCAATCAAACTAGTGTATAAGTATGCAAAAGCTACTAATACTAAAGTTAATAATAGATATAATTTATTGTTTTTTAATCTTTTCATCTTATTATCCTCTTTGTACTATTATAATAGTCGGATGCATATATTATAAATTTTACACTATGCTATAAAAAAATAAATAAAAACTTTATATTTTTTCCATAATCATAGCAATTAAAAAGCCAAAACACATAGATAAAACTGTTGCAGTAAGCATTCCCAAACTTAAAGTAGTAATATTAGGCCATAAACTTAAAAAAGATACAACTATTATACCAAGTACAAAACCAAATAATATAGATTTATGTTTTTGTATAACAATAGTAACAAGTTTAGATATAGTAAAAATTCCTATAGCAACCCCAAGACCTAAAAACATTAATGGATATACATTAGCAAAATTTTTAGTAAGAGTAGATACAAGATTAGATACATTCTCATACTCACCCAATATTAATAAAAGCAAAGAACCAGATATACCAGGTATCACCATAGCAACAGCCGCAGCTATACCGCAGAAAAATAATTTAATTCCATAAAATATAGAAAAATCTCCAGTATAAGTAGTCTCTCCAGCAGGCTTATTAATATCGAAGTAAACAAATATTGCCATTATAAAAGCACCTATAAAAAAAGATATAAATACTTTAAAATCAAATTTATCTATAGTCTTAGTAACAAACGGAAAAGAACCAAGTATAAGCCCTACAAAAAATATTTTAGTAGGTATAGGGTAATATTGAAATAAATAATTAATAATATTTAAAAAAAGTACTATAGAAACTCCAGCACCCAAAAAAACAGGTACTAATATTTTTAAGCTCTCCCCTACCTCTTTCCATTTTAATTTAATAATAGCAGTAGGCAAAGTAGATATAGCATAAGTAAGATTTTCGTATATTCCAAGTACAAACGCTATAGTACCGCCAGAAACACCAGGTATAGCATTTGCCACACCTATAGCCATACCCTTAATAAGGTAAGATATATAATTTCTTATGTTCATTTTATTCTCTTTGTTTAGATTTTTTTATGATTTATTTTTTATTAAAGTGCTTAAATAAAATAAGCCATGCATCAAAACACATGGCTTTAATAGTCAAAATCACTCTACAACAGCTATAATTTCAACTTCTACTAAAGCATCTTTAGGTAAAGCTTTAACAGCTACTGTACTTCTTGCAGGAGGGTTTTCTGTGAAATATTTAGCATATACTTCATTGAAAGCAGCAAAATTAGCCATATCGCTTAAGAAACAAGTAGTTTTAATAACATTAGCAAAAGTTAAGTTTTCAGATTCTAATAAACCTTTAATATTTTCCATTACTCTTTCTGTCTGTGCTTGAATATTGTTTTCAGCCATAGCACCGCTAACAGGGTCTAGAGGTATCTGACCTGAAGCAAATATAAAATTTCCGCTTTTAACAGCTTGAGAATAAGGACCTATAGCTTGTGGTGCTTTGTGAGTTTTTATTATTTTTTTCTCCATAAAAGATTCTCCTTTTTTATATTATTTAATTTAATCACCATTTTATTGAAAGAATTATAATAATTTTTTACAAAATATCAAGCAAATAATATAAAACTTTATACTATTTTATATAATAAAATATAAAATATATTTATTAATTAACAATAAAGCCTCTTGACAATTTTTTATTATGTAGTATAATTCGGTACTCATAAGCTTTTAGAAATAAAAAAATCAATACTGGGGTGTCGTCAAGCGGTAAGACAAGTGGTTTTGGTCCATTTATTCGGGGGTTCGAATCCTCCCACCCCAACTTTTCTTTAATGTGGTTGTAATTATGGGTATAGAAGAAGAAATATTAGTTTTAAGCGGTACAGCTAACCCTCAGCTTGCTAAAGATGTTGTTGATAATTTAGGCATTAAATTGGGCAATATGCAAATACGCAAATTCGCTGATGGTGAAACCTTCGTACAAATAGAAGAAACTGCTAGAAATAAAGATACATACATAATTCAGCCTACAGGAAGACCTTCCAGCAATGAAAGTTGGATGGAATTATTCTGTGTAATAGATGCTTTAAAAAGAGCTAGTGCTAAAAGAATTACTGCTGTTATACCATATTACGGATATTCTAGACAAGATAGAAAAAATGAACCTAGAGTGCCTATAACTGCTAAATTAGTAGCTAACCTCTTGCAAGCTTCTGGCGTTCACAGAGTTTTAGCTCTTGATTTGCACGCAGCTCAAATACAAGGCTTTTTTGATATACCTGTTGATCATATGCTTTCTAAAAATGTTTTCTTAGAAAAAATAAGAAAGGATATAGATATATCAAATGCTATGGTTGTTTCACCTGATATAGGCGGTGTAGGAAGAGCTAGATTTATAGCAAAAACTCTTAATCTCGATATTGCTATTATAGATAAAAGAAGAGACAGAGCAAATGAATGCGAGGTTATGAATGTTATTGGTAATGTAGAAGGTAAAGATGCTATCATTATAGATGATATTATTGATACCGGCGGAACATTACTTAAAGGTATTGCAGCTCTTAAAAAAGCAGGTATGAGAAAAATATATATATTTATAACTCATGCAGTATGTTCTGGTGATGCTTACGAGAGAATCAATGCTAGTGAAGTAGAAAAACTTTATATTACTGATAGCTTAAAAGTAATGACTGACAGATTAGGCAGTAAAATAGAAGTGCTCTCTGTTGCTCCTGTTATTGCTAATGCTATTAAATATATACATTTAGAA from Brachyspira pilosicoli P43/6/78 includes:
- the mutL gene encoding DNA mismatch repair endonuclease MutL; this encodes MKKSIMKLPKSVANRIAAGEIIERPASMLKELLENAVDSGADNIEVSVEEAGIKTMIVEDNGSGIAFEELPLAITHHATSKIYSIEDLDNIYTLGFRGEALASIGDVTNLEIVSKSIDEKTGGKIVVEAGKILEHKPYASVNGTKITAKNLFFNIPARYKFLKHISREFYLVKEVFDMEALVQPNITMKLYNNGKLVNSYLKVDNLKDRIENYLNDSNIFSNLIELNIEKNDINIYGLFSNSKISQSMRKNNFIFLNNRPIENRVIAYAIKNAYSNSIPKERYPFFFLYINVDTNKVDVNVHPSKKEVRIKNERDISGIIYNAIYNNINSVNNFSSVNIEVDIDKDITPTFPIQSNNITASNSANNFNHTENNYSHTVFNNNELVSNVSYDNVLNRDDINNNNLEPQKNNIEFGEYVKAVGQVFSSYIIAERGNEMYIIDQHAAYERLNYERIYKTLMSGKLEYEKLLIPCEIEYRDYEIDILNSSKEQIESIGIKFESNSKNSIIIDEVPIYIPKNQKIDKIIKDILDIYISKESNNSLEKLIKHTCSTISCKYSPKAGDKLSLNDMQTLLDLLEEENILTNCPHGRPFVLRLSKDYLDKKLL
- a CDS encoding DNA translocase FtsK, whose product is MFVDKKRVELSIYNGIPHLMSPVVSDEKKATIVLRYIVDIMEKRYERMERFFVRNVKTYNEKVKQLLKEGETEFNGEPLELFPYIVLVIDELHNLMVVASKEVEDLISRLAGMSRAVGIHLIIATQRPSADVVTGVIKANLPTRIAFQVPNKTNSRIIIDMSGAEQLLGKGDALFCSSGSQMPERVQGAFVSDNEVKKVVDYLSGEMSPMFDESLIAALEGSDDDKNTDEEDILDEELWEDAVELVARTGKASASFLQRRLKIGYNRAARIVEIMERQGIVGPENGSKPREVLITLDDR
- a CDS encoding DNA translocase FtsK 4TM domain-containing protein, with the protein product MFTKRKLNIQKRAESKNVYQSYDDKNRNPIYDIIGFLCILFAGILILSYLSANIGEMNTSLATNNLLGKFGAYIAEYSFSAFGVSSFVIPAFFIYAGVNIILKNSVKNILMFALLLSFVMMLSSILLDILLGDKAFYYKGGMMGEVIGGSLASLFGNIGAVIITSAILLITIIVFAKVSLLDLVNYCKDMVKKIDLKDVERKISDTIKTKKEEMKRDEMKEEGNEKNYKKENNKKSSSMDYLPIFSKKEVSDFEFSNTPFIEKISFNHYNSSERKYNKNENINDNLMDDFFNKRNDFDDAKNKELDYMVESLNNLKRDNYGRINVNAIEDREEDMGNSLFEAAFGNNIKTDIKKKEDAFNQYNELKQYDDEYNKNVHEAIENIDWDFSINRAKKSDFKKAAYEGNINYYDTTENFLRAKNSINSDYDESVILENIYKNRERKFKELNNNDEKIENNKIEYIEDLDKLYKEYKEKTLKKENTINQPIDDFNDTDALYKTNSSFKTDNKENILDKLRRVANENKQLKEMYDREHGKIKRGSNNKEQLNYSETTTNKSSHFEFPMGYASKRAYRREDHIPNYNNNNIIDDDSILNCFDLDEEELYNVDKSYNDIEDVKIKDDLRELHNFSNDSKYYDNTSNNEEEYDVEKELQKYAEKLNSIEDIKNDNETNSGFINIESEKKVNTLKEPQKPILYKNHKNDFDLIQSNFDSKYVDKHYKAPPFDLLNRSIPVNDNAMLESIKQTAIQLENTLLDFNIEAKVTGVSRGPVITRYELELAAGTRVSKISNLTDNIALALASESVRIIAPIPGRSVIGIEIPNKVRNAVFLRDVLESSDFRQSKLDIPFVLGKGIYGNNVVSDMSEAPHLLVAGTTGSGKSVCLSTIILSLLLQV
- a CDS encoding undecaprenyl-diphosphate phosphatase → MVKAIILGFIQAVTEFLPVSSSGHLRIAEYFLQFNTENILSFEIALHFGTFLATCLVFRKDIINAIVGFFSGLKDIKYSSKNSEGFRVGLMVIIASIPVAIVGLFLEEYLSNIDTKRVGLNLIITGSILLLTKKADRGINKDALTTTYYNALLIGFAQAIAVFPGISRSGMTISAALFLGLNRDFAGRFSFLISLPAIFGALLLSLKDLTDFNVTYVIVGLLTSFIFGVIALKFLMSFLKKGKLYYFSFYCIIVGLAVYIYFINA
- a CDS encoding helix-turn-helix domain-containing protein, with product MENEILLYNLGYNIRLLRKSKKMTIDALAEHAGVSSKYLQGIEVGNRNISVKRLNKIARALETTPESLLTIKSSNLENRDDKLLNTYEKLKKVESNKLDIISNLIDDINKLSSSENNKKRP
- a CDS encoding tetratricopeptide repeat protein produces the protein MKTYAAVLASVITVVAILIGVFITKVSTLSSPERYFQKGKRYYELENYNEAINNLNEYLSIDSRSKPVSNVAESYFIVADSLKKMKNYNLAKNRLSEIIDGVGFEAYQLDAIIAYADIARLQNSADQYIIAKLQNNLKPADKSLASTINMQYGYQLFFEKKYGEALSYFLRSDGELAVLGRARVYFAMNEYDRAFEIYEDFLKYYNTSIYYNEVSRTYLIQVPAIAHRMYVQKNYVKARMYYNKIATLFPRTKYQEEALFKIGESYYNEKNYNSAVDYFNRVRLNNVYTLDAEALLYIGLSYFKVGRYSDSYKALDTFVNTYPDNPNVSRAKDYMAALQETLLAIN
- a CDS encoding tetratricopeptide repeat protein; amino-acid sequence: MKRLKNNKLYLLLTLVLVAFAYLYTSLIAQTSSDRISIENYNDLPNSRRLVTKLNIKHIEENKVEVSWVGIYHPNLMYYVYRSEDPILSKTVLTNAKVVASTKATNASTTYTIYDNLPKYDKYYYAVISYIDNINFYTATENMDLMQFEYYDPFKNDMTNINNEINTNEIITNNIITNDIITNDLNTNNTYFTNDMLTNIVSSNDFLSYYPNTNLFDTNYTILPPTNYVDLYYTTNRIDSNRGIVFSTNYYNYTNYYNLTNNYTNYYNTTKIYIINPTNDSLTNEINTNDFVTNDFTNQSRMVENVTNELKVTSFTNDKNENIVNVEIKKDNTKKTPTEYQRYSSEYQRALAQFKANNYAGAIKILEPISRKKVDSALYYDINLLLGKSYKSAGRKKNALDTLKKIKSINPNEVNFWINQVLSDL
- a CDS encoding DUF368 domain-containing protein — encoded protein: MNIRNYISYLIKGMAIGVANAIPGVSGGTIAFVLGIYENLTYAISTLPTAIIKLKWKEVGESLKILVPVFLGAGVSIVLFLNIINYLFQYYPIPTKIFFVGLILGSFPFVTKTIDKFDFKVFISFFIGAFIMAIFVYFDINKPAGETTYTGDFSIFYGIKLFFCGIAAAVAMVIPGISGSLLLLILGEYENVSNLVSTLTKNFANVYPLMFLGLGVAIGIFTISKLVTIVIQKHKSILFGFVLGIIVVSFLSLWPNITTLSLGMLTATVLSMCFGFLIAMIMEKI
- a CDS encoding RidA family protein, which gives rise to MEKKIIKTHKAPQAIGPYSQAVKSGNFIFASGQIPLDPVSGAMAENNIQAQTERVMENIKGLLESENLTFANVIKTTCFLSDMANFAAFNEVYAKYFTENPPARSTVAVKALPKDALVEVEIIAVVE